The following proteins come from a genomic window of Chelonia mydas isolate rCheMyd1 chromosome 15, rCheMyd1.pri.v2, whole genome shotgun sequence:
- the CLDN5 gene encoding claudin-5, with the protein MSSAAREILGLGLGILGWVGVILACGLPMWQVSAFADGHIVVAQTTWQGLWMNCVVQSTGQMQCKVYDSILALDPEVQAGRALTVLVALLGLVALMVTVVGAQCTTCVRAGKAKSWIVMAGGVLYILCGVLVLIPVCWFANIIISGFYDPNVPKSRKREMGAALYIGWAATALLLLGGSLICCSCSCSGDGENAFPVKYSASTRRPTSNGEYDKKNYV; encoded by the coding sequence ATGAGCTCGGCAGCGCGGGAgatcctggggctggggctgggcatcCTGGGCTGGGTCGGGGTCATCCTGGCCTGCGGCTTGCCCATGTGGCAGGTGTCCGCCTTCGCCGACGGCCACATCGTGGTGGCGCAGACCACCTGGCAAGGGCTGTGGATGAACTGCGTGGTGCAGAGCACCGGGCAGATGCAGTGCAAAGTCTACGACTCCATCCTGGCGCTGGACCCCGAGGTGCAGGCGGGCCGGGCGCTCACCGTGCTGGTGGCCCTGCTGGGGCTGGTGGCGCTGATGGTGACCGTGGTGGGGGCCCAGTGCACCACCTGCGTCCGAGCCGGCAAGGCCAAGTCCTGGATCGTCATGGCCGGCGGGGTCCTGTACATCCTCTGCGGGGTGCTGGTCCTCATCCCCGTCTGCTGGTTCGCCAACATCATCATCAGCGGCTTCTACGACCCCAACGTGCCCAAGTCCAGGAAGCGGGAGATGGGGGCGGCCCTCTACATCGGCTGGGCGGCCACGGCTCTGCTGCTCCTCGGGGGCAGCCTGatttgctgctcctgctcctgctccggGGACGGCGAGAACGCCTTCCCCGTCAAGTACTCGGCCTCCACCCGGCGGCCCACCTCCAACGGGGAGTACGACAAGAAGAACTACGTCTGA